In Candidatus Ryanbacteria bacterium CG10_big_fil_rev_8_21_14_0_10_43_42, the following are encoded in one genomic region:
- a CDS encoding cupin has translation MARIIKIRDVKRIDSKKVNSNEIFGSLANLSETIGLKKLFIYHEILAPKHRSSSPHYHSSKEEFVYVLKGKPSIWLDGDIRTLFSGDAVGFPAGEKGYHMIENKSDEEVQLLVISIEENKDHVFYFPEE, from the coding sequence ATGGCTCGCATAATAAAAATACGGGACGTTAAAAGGATTGATTCTAAAAAAGTAAATTCAAATGAGATTTTTGGTTCGCTCGCTAATTTATCTGAGACAATAGGTCTCAAGAAATTATTTATATACCACGAAATACTTGCGCCAAAACATCGATCCTCTTCCCCTCATTACCATTCTTCAAAAGAGGAATTTGTTTACGTGTTGAAAGGAAAGCCCAGTATTTGGTTGGATGGAGATATACGAACACTCTTTTCCGGTGATGCTGTCGGATTTCCTGCGGGAGAAAAAGGTTATCACATGATAGAGAACAAGAGCGATGAAGAAGTGCAATTGCTTGTTATAAGTATTGAAGAAAACAAAGACCATGTTTTTTATTTTCCTGAAGAATAA